The genomic stretch TCATATATACCgtgttgaaaacaaaaaaatgaatccatttttggttttttagaaTGACTATAATAAGAATATGTTTATATTTACTCAAAACGTAAACGAGTTAAAAGCCACCAAAACTAATTATCCAACAAAGTAAatccacaaaataaataaataaataaataataataataaaaataaaaacaactcaTGACTTGATAAACATCTCTCATTTATCACCCAATAAAAACCCTCTCGTTTTTACAGTCAGAACCGCTACTACGCGtttcaatatataaataaaaatatatattattgtaactTACCACGCTTCGAAAACAGCCACGTGCAAAAAATTGTAGTCCCTTCAAAGGGAATCAATGAAGGATTTGGAACAAGAAAGCAACCTACCATATGTGTACGGGTCGACCCGGATTGGATGCTGAGTGGACTCGGAGATCCCCTCGAGTTGCGGTGGATTTAATACGCGACGACGCGAAAGTGACTTTTTGTGTAACCCGTCGAAACTCGGCGATGTTCTCTTCCTTAACAAACAGAATCTTCGCGTAGAAATTTCAACTtcgattttttttcctttcccattACCccacttttttctattttcttttctctctcttctccctcactatataatatatgtatatatctatTGGCAGATCCTGAgtgttttctgtatttttctcTGGGGGTGATAAATATTTATTGCAGAGAGAAAGAAGGGTGGGGAGAATAATAGGGAGAAAGATTGGAAATGGGTTCGGTTCCACCGGAGTTGAGCTTGGATTTTAGGCCGACGTTTGTGCCCAAAACGATCTGTGATTTTCGAAGGGAGGTTTCCATGATCGGGAACGTGTCGGAGAGGGCGGCGAGGCTGGAGGAGTTCGTGAAGAGATTGGAGGAGGAAATGAGGAAGATCGACGCGTTTAAGCGCGAGCTTCCTCTCTGCATGAATTTATTGATTGATGGTTGGTTTTGATTTTCTgcttttgttttctgtgatgATTTTGGGAATACATATGGTTTTGGAGATGGGCTTTTCTTTTTAAGAGGAGTCTGATGTATGGGCTTCTTCATGTTTGTTAGTTTGACTTAGATAATGCAATTTTGGAGATGggattttgggtttttattgtttatgcatctgtgttttttttttttggttatatatGGAAATTCAATTGTGGCAATGAGTTTTTGGATTCCAATTCTGAGATGGGTTTTCACTTTTGAACATGTTGATCAATAAGTttatctgttattttaataatttttcttttctgtctGTGTGTGTCTTTGCAGCGATTCGCCATTTGAAGGATGAGGAGTCAATTCAATGCACTTCAAAAAATGACGTTCAACCAGTGTTGGAGGAGTTCATACCACTGAAGAAAGATTGTGAtcgaaatgaagaaaataagaaagaaaaagaccaCAGGGATAAGAAGAATTGGATGAGCTCTGTGCAGCTCTGGAACACTGATGATTACCCCTTTACTGATGGCACCAAACAAAATCCCAAATTAGACACTAaggtataaagaaaaagaactaaaatattATAACTTCATAGACCCAGAAACGTCatgtgaatttttctttttgtcaaatttaattgcTAATTTTTGAGGCAATCTGATTGAGATAAATTgatgttttttatttggttatgGCAGAAAAATGAGGAAAAGAATGGCTTAGGAAGCGAGGATCCATTTTCCTCTTGTAGGAACAGAAGTGAAGGCAGGGGATTTATGCCATTCAAGTCGTGTTCGGCTTTTCCCGTGGCGAGTAAGGAAGAGAAGGAGGAACTGTCGGTTGATGGGCTTTCTCTTCTCACGCCGGGGATTAAGAATCTGAGGGAGGAATCGGGTGCTAATGGTTCGAGAATCGGCAGTAGCAGAGTGGTTTCCTCCTCTGCTCCAAATGCAAATATACGGAACGGAGCACAGCAAtcgcagcagcagcagcagcagcagcagtcCTCTAGGAAGCAGAGGAGGTGCTGGTCACCGGAGTTGCATAGGCGGTTCGTCAGTGCTTTGCAGCAGCTTGGAGGCTCACAAGGTTAGAAACTGAAAGTAAAATCGACATTAGAGATTATATGAGTTTGGATGAAATTCCCTTTATTGGGCtttttgcttttaatgatattttgattacctataaaaataacaaatttgttCGACTTGAGGCCACTTTCATCTCAAAGATGGAGATTTTGGATATGAAGTAAATTTTCCCACATGATAAGATATAAAATTGTATTATAGGGAGATTGATTTAGAGGGAAATAGTGTTTGATGCATAACATCCATGGATCTCTCGAAAGCTTTCTGTGCATACATAGCTGTAATAGATTGCATTACTCTCACTTTTGATATGAAAGGTTCTAATTTGAACTTTCTGGATCTTCTACAGCAGCCACGCCAAAGCAAATTAGAGAACTGATGCAGGTTGACGGGTTGACCAATGATGAAGTTAAGAGTCATTTACAAGTAGGTTCTTAATTTTCCTTTTGCCCTTTCTGCTATATTTGGTTGTTGGGAAGAATGAGGATAATGGGTTTATTAAAGATTGAGATTTTGACTGGAACTTGAATTTTGATGATGAAAATTgattcaaggtttttttttttctcttgcagAAATACAGACTTCATACTCGAAGGCTTCCAGCTACTGGGGGAGCTTCCCCTGCAAATCAATCTGTTGTTGTTTTAGGAGGTTTATGGATGTCCCAAGATCAGTATGGTGACTCCTCTAAGGCATGTAATTCCCAGTCTGGTTCTCCCCAAGGTCCCCTCCAGTTAGCTGGAAACACTGGGGGGACTTCAACCACAGGGGGTGACAGCAtggaagatgatgaagatgcaaAATCTGAGGGCTATAGCTGGAAAAAGTCACATTCAGAAACCTGGAAAACTGATGTATAGAGTTCATCCACCATGAATTTTGCAGATAACAAGTATACATGGGAGGAGCTGATTACTACACAAGAATATTACATTATACATAAAATGAGAAGGATCTTGAAAGAGGATGTGAAATTTTGCAGGATTAGCTTTCCTTCTGTCTCATATTTGAGGAGTTGTTTTATTGCGGGATTGGTACATGAATTCTAAGCTAATCCATGCCTTGCatggaaaaaaaaggaggccATTTTTCCCATATCATAAAAGCTCTTGGTTACTccaataatttctttaaatatttaatattagtATTTCAGTATGCACTTTTATCCTATTCCCTGACGTTTGAAATCTATTTGATGGGCATTTGTGCATTTTTGCCATTTTCTGAAGTTGCTTAAGGGGTCATATAATTCATTCTCCATAGCCATGACAGAGAATTGCCAAGCTCTTCTCAAGTTATTACCAGCTCAGAATAATTATCAGGGTTTTGCTTTTCTGAAAACTACAGATCCCAACCAAGAATTTATCAGGAGAAAGTTTTGGTTGGTCCATCTAAAAAGCTTGTAAAAAGTTGGTTCTGAGGAATATTGGTTCCTAAGATTCCTGCAACTTCAGAATTCAGATCCTATGGGCTGTTTTTGAATGAATCCCAACTGTTGAACCCTGTGATAAGATTTGATTAAATTTGGCACTTGAGctgatttaaataaataaataaatgtgttgcatgtttaaaaattattactcAGATCTTTTGGGATGATTCTGTCTTGAATTTTTACTGTTTTTGTTAATGGAATGGGTAGAAACGTGTCCTCCTTAAATGATTATTTCAATATTCCAAATTCAATAGGTGGGGGACAATGTTTAAGTCGTACAAGAAAACAGGACAAGATCCGGACTTATCTTTCCATAGAATATAATAGGGTTTgtacctttctttctttctttcttgtggtTATCCTCAATCTTACTCCAATGAAAGCTCACCACAATTTCAATACAGCAACTTAAAGCCCTGTTTGGGAGAAAATGGATTCCTTtgataaaacattttaaaagtgctttctgttatttttttatttttttttatggctgtttttattttttactaaaaagcaaaaagttaGCCTAAAGCGCATTGTCCAATGAGTTCTTTGAATATTTCCAACCTAAGCCAAAAGGATTGCAAGCTTAATCCTCCATGCTTCATGTATAAAATATGTTGAGTGGGAGAAGGTTCGAGAAAGAATAAGTGGGCACATATGAGAAAGACATTTGTCAAATCCAATATTATGTGCACGTAAGACACAAGTTAGGGTTGTTACATTAGCAGTTAATGACGAGAGACACCGTGGTGCACACAAATCAAAGTGGATACAAATTTAATGTTAAGGATATCAATTCTACTAAACCCGAATCTGCCCTTTTTAGTTAATCTAATTTGCATGATATGATGTCCACACCTTCACCCAACATCTAAATCAAAGTCGATACGAATTTAATGTTAAGGATATCAATTCTACTAAACCCGAATCTGCCCTTTCCGGTCAATCTTATTTGCATGATGCCATGCCTTCACCCAACATCTAAACCAAAATCTTCAATCTTACTATTTTGAGAAATTACTCATTTCCACAAAACAAAGTACATGTATCatgtatatgaaaaaaaaaaggttttgaggAATTCATTAGCCATCACATTATATGGTTGTGAGGAGGCCAGCTCACCCAATTATGTGGTCTCCAAACAGGGACTAAGATGGGTCAAATTATTCAAAACCCCAAGATTTCATCCCTTTACCTAACCCAGCCATATCCCACTAAGAAAACacaatcaatttttcttttcatctcatgcatgaCAAAACAGTCACTCTCACAAGCAAAATAATAGAGAGAATCTTGTAGACAAGATATAATGAAAGGAGCCCACATTGATAGGTCCACTTTATATATGGTAtagattgttttgttttggtgaaaAAGAGTGAGTGAAAATGATGGAACCTCTCTTATCAACAATTCTTTCTCTAAAATAggataatttattattttatttatattccaATCTAATAATTAAGTATAATATTCTTTCTCTTATTGGTAGATAGATTAGGGAAATGAGAAGAGAATATATTTTAGTAGGCAAAGTCACATGGTAGATGAAGCAAAATATATGCAATTGGTCCCACAAAGAAAACTAGTCCTATTGAAGATTCCTTCAAAGGCTAGACCCTTTGATTGGTAGGTATGGAAATATTAAAATGGAAAACACTACAATAAAAAGGACATTATGTACCCAAAGGGACAAATGTAGAAAAGAATTTGGTGAATAATGCCAACCAGGCAACCATCAACACCtccccaaaaatatttttttctcctgGCTTCTACCTGAGAAGATATCAAATTCCTGGATCCATCCAAATGAAGAATAATATGTGTCTGTTAGCAccccaaaattaaattaaataaccTTCCAACCAAAACTTCATGTTCAAATCTATTATcttggttaatatatatatattatcggTTCTTCGATTATGATTAAAGTACTGGGTTGGATGgtagtaattaaataattaaatttatgattttttatcaatttaaacttttaggataagtagCGAGTTAATATGGTATAAGActagtgataaaaaaaaaatggtatcaaagtagATGTCATAAGTCTAAATTTTGATCATTTAGGATGGTGGTTTAATGGTCTaagaaaattctcaaaattgTTAGGTAAACACTAGGGCATAGGTTCAAATCTCGTAATGGGAACCTCCATGCCTGATTAGTGTAATCTATTGATGCCTTGGTGCCTAGTGAGATTGGATAAGGTTATGGATTAGTCGGACTTGAGTGAGCGTATGTGGTTCCACCGTTTAGGCCTCTCTTGTGCAGCTTTCAACAGGTAGGTGCCACTATAGTCACATTTAACTAAAATAGTCACAGTTGGTGATCTCTTGCctacctttttaattagaaaaaaaaagtctaaatcCTAACTCTAtaatttagttaaatattctaAGTGTTGTGTTCCATTTGTTAAGGAGATAAAAGTGTTAcagtatttattaaataatttaatcactattttttattagtttaaattttaaagatatTGAGTCATTGACAATGTGAACTTAGTCAAATCcagagaaaattttctccaataaGTTTCTCAGAGACGAATCGTTTTACCAATGGTTGGGCCAATTTCAACTGGGCCCAACAAGACCTTAAGAAACCTAGCTAAAAGGGAACGCAGGCTGGACTTTATGGTAATATCTCTTTTCCACGCCCCATGAATTCTCTTTATCCGTCCAATTTCAAGGAATTGGCTTCCCTCCAGTTTTCCCATAACGTTACGTATCCTGTTGTCTGATATTGGACGGTCAAGACTCAAACgttaattttttaggacaagAAGTCGGCCTTTTCTTTAGATCAGaatcatctcaatttcatttgaactgtatattatctagttagttatagtggagaagtatttttatcttttcactttttgagagaacaaaaataccctccattataactaactggatattattcagttcaaatgaaatagaaatgatcataattctttttatttcaagAGTAACCGACTTACCGACATCTCAAACCGTGTTGAGAAGGGTCTTTCATCCAGTCAAGGTCAACCCAAGAGTTTATTATTGTCCCCCACCATTGTTCCCAAGTAGGGCCGAAAATAAATAAGCTTGTTTGTCACACCATTGCGAATTGGCTCGAATAAATTCGACTAAgacttaatttatttaataggaataaatgtaaattaaaattagtttatgtgattgacttaaattacaaattattccatgcagtataaaaaataatttagagatcaggccaaaataacaatttattgatcaataaaatcaattttcatagCATAACTTATCAGAGTCTATTAGTTTGCCaggtcatacccaataaaatcaagaaGTCggctctcaatttcatttgaattggatattatccaattagttatagtggataagtatttttgtctttttattttttgagggacAAAAATGCCTTCCACTATGACTAACgagatattatccagttcaaatgaaattgagaggatcctaattcattttctttcaagagTAACCGACTTACCGACATCTCAAACCGTGTTGAGAATTGAAGAGTCTTTCATCTGGTCAAGCTGTCAAGGTCATCCCCCCCCCCAATTGTTCCCAAGTAGGGCCCGAAATAAATAAGTTTGACCATTTCGAATCGGCTCAAATAAATTCGACTAAgacttaatttatttaataggaataaatgtaaattaagaTTAGTTTATGTGAttgacttaaattacaaattactccatgcagtataaaaaataatttagagatcaggccaaaataacaatttactgatcaataaaatcaattttcgtcGAATAACTTATCAAAGTCTATCAGTTTGCCaggtcatacccaataaaagcACGATtactttcaactttcaaaaattACAACTAGAATTAACACATCAGGCCTCACTCTACATCAGCCCCCTACAATAAATTAAGCTTAATTCTATATCCCCCAAATTCTACCACATCTTGCTTCCGCCGCTCATACCTTATTCTTCCTAACCCTCATCTTCTATCTCCAAGTCACTTATTCGGGTTCGAAGCACGTACAACTGAAATCGCTTTCGGAAAATTGCCAAAATCGTCATAGCGTGCGCTACGCGCCACCTTCCTTTCGAAAATTTCTATAAGTTCAGTACTCTTCAACAATTTTCATGAATACACTCGttttctaattatatatatcttcttagatcttttagggtcgataattTTGTCTCCTTTTAGACTTAGCACAACGAGGAAAGATATGTACATACTTGTTGATATATAAGATAATACTATTAGTTATGGGTTACATTGTCATTTGATTTCTTAATTAGTACTGCTTTagtaattaaattagttacccaagtttgtgctattttacaattttataatTAGAACCAAAGGTTTGATCTAATACTCAATAGTACCCATTTTCAGctattacacacacacacacacaatccAAATTAggttaaaaataattagaacaATATTTAGTAGCTTTGTCCATTGAAACATTGATTTTATTATCCTATaacattcttaaaaaaaaaataattagacaAAAATGTGACCACCAAATACCTACAACCATTGTCATGACCTCTACATaccatagtatatatatatgcttaattatAGACCAATATTCCACATATTATTGGCTACTTAATCAATTCCCCAGATTTCTTGAAGACTAAGCTGGGTGAATGTAGAGCCACTTTATATGAACTAATTAAAGGCCAAAAACCTTTAGGgcgaaaaagaagaagaagaccaaaTTAGGGCACCACCCATCCTCTTAAGGTGAAGCAGCAGGTTGATGAGGTGGAATATTAGTCAATGGCTTTCCTCTTCCCATGGTGAAACCCCTTGTCCCATCTGGCATTCTTGGGCTCTTGGAAGGGTGGTTGGCAGAAGCTTCACACAGAATGCCGATTTGCAATAATGGAGAAGAGGGCAGCAGCAGCCCACGCCCACAGTGGCTTAGACCACGCCCTCTCCATTTTCCTCGAACTCGACCCCATCCTTTCTTTGATCCCAATGAATTTTCCTCAGCCTGCcaatcaattatatatacattcattctttttaatcaaattaagaCCCCCTTTTGTTTGGAGGGGAAGTGTATCAACAAGGTcaaattaagataataatagtgtacttaattttcatttttgggaTTGTGTTAAAGAACTTAAAAAGCGCTCTAGTGCTAGACAAAAATGAGTCAGTTTGATAAAAAACATAAGAACCACTTCTTTGAATTCCTTTTCTATTAAAGCCTAAAACAGCGTTTTTAGACGCttaaaaatgagtatttttttttagattacaaaaactctatttctaaACACAATCTCTAATATGCTTTCAGTGCAATGTTTAAGGttatctaaaataataataataaaaaatgtcgAGATTTAGAGCCGGTttgaaaaaattttcatttttaagcttcttcCGAAAGACAGTATAGAGGTTTTGTCTATAAAAGAGGTATGAAATAGCTTTTTcgaaaaacttcatttttaagcttattCCAAAATgtagttttgggctttttttagagcaaaaaagtcAGGtgcttttttaagtttttttaaccaaacggacccattttttgttgttacatttttatatactaaaatcactttttaagctctttaacgCAACATGGTGAGATGAATGAGGTGCATAGAGGGAGCAAAtcaaaatgttagaatattaattaaatagttaaatttaccCATTTATGTTAGTTTACGTTTTTtggataattgataatttaatgtTATATCATTGTAGATGTCTTTGACTTTTGAGTTCAAATCTCACACGAGtgagagtgttagaatattaattaaatgattaaattcatctattcctaatacttaaaacttttaaaataattgatgatCTAGcatacataaacaaaaaaaagtccTTAAAAATCATAAgcttgtgagttttttttttttttttttgcgtaaAGATTCTCTAATATGATTAGCTATATACGATGAAGGATTAATCTTACGTACATTGCCCTCGACAACTGATTCTGTGTTGTTTGGCTGACAGGAATCTTCAATGGATTCATGAGGTGGTGCCTCAGAGTCCTCTAAAATGCCATCCAATTCTGACTTCCTGTTCTTTAGAACACATCTTGGCTGCACATAATTttctcaatcattttttttttaataaattcaatgataaattcaCATATTCACcataaaaaaatgagtaaaagatCGGACggagaatgattttttttatcttttcttaagaATTCAAAAGCTTATTAGACGAGATACATACCGAGCGTCTAATCATCGACCTTACACGAAGCCCTATTCTCCAGTTCCTTTCATCATTCAATTTCTCAACCTGGTGAAGATGGCGAGTTATTGATGCTGTTGCAAGGTGAAGATGATATGTAGTAACAACAATACAGAAGTAAGAAAGTCTGCATGAATATTAAAATTTCTTCATGATTTTTACATACCGCTTTCTCAGCTTTATCCGCAGTCTCATATTCCACAAGTGCATGCAGCTAAAGCCAAAAGGAATTCATGCAAAAACAAAGCGGATTATTTCATGAGTAACGCTATTCTTTACACCTATTTTGTATCTATTGACGTGACGTGTTTTAGttgatcatttttcttttgttcataCAGAGCATGTTAGCTGATGTGAAACGGGTGTGAAAAATCATGTGTagttcaaaaataatttctacCTTGTTGCTAACTAAACAATCGCCTTTGGATCGAGACGAGTGGGATTCTTGGGGATAACATATCCGAACTGCTTTCACGCTGCTCAGTGACAAAACCCAAAATGAGCAACAAGGAAGACCTTCTTCTTCACATTTAAACACGTACACCAGAAGAGGAGCATGTAAAATTACAAGGTTAAAAGACCAAACCTTCCGACCACACCAAATATTTTCTCAAGGTTTTGATGAGAGTGATCTTCAGGCAAATTCTCTGCAACAACTGTACGAGACTGCAAGAAAAAactttctaaattaaaaaaagattttctttatcCATGTGCTATATATAGGAAGTTTTGCACTTCTTATACCTGCAaatcctctttttctttctcagtGAAAGGGTGTTTACGTCTAACCTTCTTGCCATCAGAACTTACAACCTTCCATCCATCATAAAATAGGATCAATATTTATAAACCAGAAAGACATTAATACAGGGGAAAGTTCACTTATACTTCCTAAATTAATGTTTCGGCACTTTTGCAATTatacatttaaaatttaaaaagatgtAATGTCTGGTTCTTATGTTTTAAAACTTTGCAATGTCACATATCTATTTAAAACTTTATGTAAAATCATAACCAAGGACGTCAAAATACCCAAActaccctttttcttttagaaGGCAAAAAAAAAGCTCAACCACTAACCCACCGCCGTCCGTGGGTCAAGCTgttccttatttatttatttattttttaattaaatttttataaattttacaggaGTATAAATGATTTCACTTATTAACTATTTGATTTAAACCTAAATCCTAAAGATAAGGATGGCCTTGTAAACTTTTTAAACATgagaaaacaacattaaaactttttaaactttaatgatATGATCGATTACAGAAGTGCCCAAACACCATGGCAcgtaagtaaagttttcctgaaaatatatttgatgttTAATATTGAAAGTATTCCGTAACATGcaagataaaaaagaaagcaGAGACATACAAGCCTTGAAGAGGACCGCAGTGCTTGGGTTATTATAGTGTTATTGATATTAACAAGGGACTTAATCTTTTTTGTGGAAGCAATGACAGGTATTGGAACTGTTACAAAGACAACAAATGCAAGAATGagaatctttgtttttttggcttgaATCCATAAAGAAGCATAATTGAGTAGAAAAAGTTGTCTTCCATGATCATCCTTACCATAACCTTCAGGATCTTTATTTACGTGTTTCATAAAAGAATCATTTGCAAGCAGACTCATGTCGCTGAATTGATATTCCACCtgttatatatacatacatacagaAAGACCATGCTGAAATTCGAAAGGTGGTAaaaagtataatatatataaaagaaaaattgtaatcAATAATCAAAactgttaaattatcactttttttaaaagctcaacatgtgaaatatttaggATTTGAACTCTGGACTTTTATCATGATACcatatgttaaatcaccagttatctcaaaagcttaaacgaaggataaaagataaattgaaTCACCTGTTTGATGATCTTTTGCTGAAGATCATCGGAGAAGGTGCTTTTGGAGCGATCTGGCAGCGGGGGATTGGGGTTGGAGATCAAATATGCAGGCTCTTGGTCCCCAACATAGATCCAATCAGAGCCACCAGAGCCACCAAGAAAGTGGAAGCATGCAGGATAGGCATAATCTGGGACCGCAGGCATCTGAGTAAGTGATCTTGGGACAAATTCAGGTGCCTGGGCATTGAATCTGAAAGAGGgactgtttgtttgtttcatgTGATcattttcttgcattttctcCTCAGGTTGTGCTTGtgccatttttctcttttgtttttgtttgtctttgtttccttgttcttttttgttttcagttctCTACCTGAGATTTGTGTTTGGATGTTggtttattctctctctctctctccccctgaAGTTTAGTAACTGTCTGCATGTATTTGTTCATAATTGAATCCACGTTTCGCGCCCAATTACGGGCATCTATTCTGCAACGAGGGGACAAGTTTCCTACACACAACCGTTGCTTGTGGGTTTGACTTCTTTTTTAAGGTTAGCATTTTGCcaaaagtctctctctctctaccaaTTCCTAAAATCTTGCCTCGACTCACTTTGATCATCAAGATATTGTCCGATATATTTTGTTAGAGCAATATTACAAATTACATTTTAATTTCACAACTATTTAACGTGACCGttaatctttgttaaaaaagaataatattaaaaattacattttcatcGTAGAACTATCCCACAATGTGTAGACTTTTCAACCAAACTGTAGATTAtgtccttatttatttatttaaaaaaagaaagtcaagaGTTGGTTAATAAGTATCCCACAATGTGTTGACTTCTCAACAAACTTTAGATTagtccttatttatttatttttaaaaagaaagtaagagtTGGTTAAGTTGGATAGTTATACGATTAAAatgtggcatatatatatatgtgtgtgtgtgtgtgtgtatcaTTATAGATAGTTTAGTTGAAGATGGATTCCGGGAAGAATCGGGCTATTGTGAAGAATTTGATCCAAATTATTTTTGAGGAGTTAGATCCCGTTTGGCTCAAATACATGTGGGACGTTGACGGAGCCACCTGCAAGGACATGATCGAGATTATTTACATGCTTTATCTTGTTAAGAGTAAAATTTGATTACGTATTGTGATAGTGAAACTTGAGttgtaatatattttgatgtttGGTCTTTAACTGCGATATTTGAAGGCTTATCTATGCATGTGATCATGCTTTAGACTTCCTCTGATTATTTATGGATGGTAAGTTTAAATTATAGCTATCTCTATTTATAAGTGAAAACTTTTATACTGCAAATTAACTCTTTACGAATTAAGATGATGAAATTCTTGAGTTTGTTCGTCGTAGAATAAGATTGAAAGGTAAACCATATAgtcaattactaattaattgattttactGGGGCATTACACTATTACCATAATTAGGGGCCTTAATTAGATattatttatta from Corylus avellana chromosome ca1, CavTom2PMs-1.0 encodes the following:
- the LOC132168822 gene encoding la-related protein 6C-like — encoded protein: MAQAQPEEKMQENDHMKQTNSPSFRFNAQAPEFVPRSLTQMPAVPDYAYPACFHFLGGSGGSDWIYVGDQEPAYLISNPNPPLPDRSKSTFSDDLQQKIIKQVEYQFSDMSLLANDSFMKHVNKDPEGYVPIPVIASTKKIKSLVNINNTIITQALRSSSRLVVSSDGKKVRRKHPFTEKEKEDLQSRTVVAENLPEDHSHQNLEKIFGVVGSVKAVRICYPQESHSSRSKGDCLVSNKLHALVEYETADKAEKAVEKLNDERNWRIGLRVRSMIRRSPRCVLKNRKSELDGILEDSEAPPHESIEDSCQPNNTESVVEGNAEENSLGSKKGWGRVRGKWRGRGLSHCGRGLLLPSSPLLQIGILCEASANHPSKSPRMPDGTRGFTMGRGKPLTNIPPHQPAASP
- the LOC132167355 gene encoding LOW QUALITY PROTEIN: transcription factor HHO6-like (The sequence of the model RefSeq protein was modified relative to this genomic sequence to represent the inferred CDS: deleted 1 base in 1 codon); the protein is MGSVPPELSLDFRPTFVPKTICDFRREVSMIGNVSERAARLEEFVKRLEEEMRKIDAFKRELPLCMNLLIDAIRHLKDEESIQCTSKNDVQPVLEEFIPLKKDCDRNEENKKEKDHRDKKNWMSSVQLWNTDDYPFTDGTKQNPKLDTKKNEEKNGLGSEDPFSSCRNRSEGRGFMPFKSCSAFPVASKEEKEELSVDGLSLLTPGIKNLREESGANGSRIGSSRVVSSSAPNANIRNGAQQSQQQQQQQQSSRKQRRCWSPELHRRFVSALQQLGGSQAATPKQIRELMQVDGLTNDEVKSHLQKYRLHTRRLPATGGASPANQSVVVLGGLWMSQDQYGDSSKACNSQSGSPQGPLQLAGNTGGTSTTGGDSMEDDEDAKSEGYSWKSHIQKPGKLMYRVHPP